In Passer domesticus isolate bPasDom1 chromosome 1, bPasDom1.hap1, whole genome shotgun sequence, one DNA window encodes the following:
- the TTPA gene encoding alpha-tocopherol transfer protein has translation MSQAPPGAGLLNDLPDHSPRVRGAVSELRRRAEAEPGQRWPQPLSDAFLVRFLRARDFHLELAWRLLKNYQKWRIECPEISADLQPSSVLGLLQAGYHGVLRSRDPHGSKVLIYRIGQWDPSLFTAYDVFRVSLITSELIVKEIETQRNGVKAIFDLQGWRFAHAFQISPAVAKKIAAVLTDSFPLKVRGIHLINEPLFFHPVFALIKPFLTEKIKQRVYMHGNNYLQSLTEHFPVSMLPQEYGGEEVSIEELAKEWTDFIMASSDYLQSISLA, from the exons ATGTCGCAGGCTCCGCCGGGCGCGGGGCTCCTCAATGACCTGCCCGACCACTCTCCGCGGGTGCGCGGCGCCGTGTCCGAGctgcggcggcgggcggaggcaGAGCCCGGCCAGCGCTGGCCGCAGCCCCTCTCCGATGCCTTCCTGGTGCGGTTCCTGCGCGCCCGAGACTTCCACCTGGAGCTGGCCTGGAGG ttattGAAGAATTATCAGAAGTGGAGAATCGAATGCCCAGAAATAAGTGCAGATTTACAACCATCTTCTGTTCTTGGTCTTTTGCAAGCTGGCTATCACGGAGTCCTAAGATCAAGAGACCCACATGGAAGCAAAGTTCTAATATACAGAATTG GACAGTGGGATCCCAGTTTATTTACAGCATATGATGTGTTCCGTGTAAGTCTCATCACATCTGAACTCATTGTAAAGGAGATTGAGACTCAGCGAAATGGAGTCAAGGCCATCTTTGACCTTCAAGGGTGGAGATTTGCTCATGCTTTTCAAATCAGTCCAGCAGTGGCCAAGAAAATTGCTGCTGTTCTCACA GATTCCTTTCCACTGAAAGTTCGAGGTATCCACTTGATTAATGAGCCTTTATTCTTCCACCCAGTCTTCGCTCTAATTAAGCCTTTTCtcactgaaaaaataaagcaacGG GTGTACATGCACGGAAATAACTACTTGCAGAGTCTGACCGAACACTTCCCTGTCAGCATGCTCCCACAGGAATATGGGGGGGAGGAAGTCTCCATTGAAGAGCTGGCCAAGGAATGGACTGACTTCATAATGGCATCTTCAGATTATCTTCAGAGCATTTCTCTGGCCTAG